The sequence CGCGACCTGGGCGGAGCGGATGGAAGAAAGTCCGTTGCTCTCGGTCATCGTAGCCGCTTTTGGCGCGCTGTATCTGGGCATGTACTTTAAGAACAACGGTTTCAATCTGAATATCAATACGGTCAATCTGATGTTCCTCACCGCCGGCATCTTGCTGCACAAAACGCCGATGGCGTATGCGCGGGCGATCAATGCGGCGGCGAGAGGCACCGCGGGCATCATGATCCAGTTCCCCTTTTATGCCGGCATTCAGATCATGATGGAACATTCGGGCCTTGGCGGCATCATCACGAACTGGTTCGTAAACGTCGCGACCAAAGAGACTTTTCCGATTATGGCATTCTTCAGTTCCGGCCTGATCAACTTTGCAGTGCCGTCCGGCGGCGGGCATTGGGTCATCCAAGGACCGTTCATCATGCCGGCGGCGCAGGCGCTGGGCGCGGATCTCGGCAAAGCGGCGATGGCGATCGCATACGGTGAGGCGTGGATGAACATGGCGCAGCCGTTCTGGGCGCTGCCTGCACTCGCGATTGCAGGACTCGGCGTGCGCGATATCATGGGTTACTGCGTGACGTCGCTGCTTTTTTCCAGCGTGATTTTTCTCGTCGGACTACACTTTTTTTAAATAAGAGGAGGCAAAAGAAAAATGGGCAATGCAGTTATCGTAAGTGCGGTACGTACCGCCGTCGGCAGTTTTCAGGGCAGTTTGGCAGGTTTCAGTGCGCCGGAACTCGGCGCGCTGGTGATCGAAGCGGCGTTGGAACGCGCGGGCGTTGATAAAGAGCAGGTCGACGAAGTGATCTTGGGCAATGTGCTGCAGGCGGGGCTGGGGCAGAATCCGGCGCGTCAGGCGGCGATCAAAGCGGGTTTGCCGGTCAAGACTTCCGCCTATACGATCAACAAGGTGTGCGGCTCGGGCTTGAAAAGCGTCAATCTGGCTGCGCAGGCCGTCATGACAGGCGAAGCGGAGATCGTGATCGCAGGCGGCATGGAGAGCATGTCGAACGCTCCCTATGTACTCGACAGCAAGAGCCGCAGCGGCTATCGGATGGGGCACAGTCAGGTGAAGGACGTCATGATTCAGGATGGCCTTTGGTGCGCGTTTCATGACTACCATATGGGCATCACGGCGGAAAATGTCGCCGAGCGCTATCAGTTGAGTCGTGAAGCGCAGGACGAACTGGCGCTCGCATCACAGTCCAAGGCGGCAAAAGCATTGGCCGATGGCGTGTTTAACGCGGAGATCGTTCCGGTGACGATCAAGAGCAGGAAAGGCGACCGTGTTTTCAGCGTCGATGAATTCGTTAAGACGGACGCGACGGCTGAGGGATTGGCCAAACTGCGCCCGGCGTTCAAGAAGGACGGCACGGTCACCGCAGGCAACGCATCCGGCATCAATGACGGCGGAGCGGCCGTCGTGGTGATGTCGGAAGAAAAAGCGGCGCAACTCGGACTTAAGCCGCTTGCGCGGATTCGCGCCTTTGCATCAGGCGGCGTAGAGCCGGAACTGATGGGACTCGGTCCGGTGCCTGCGGTGCAAAAAGCGCTCGACAAAGCGGGACTGAAAGTGAACGATCTCGACCTGATCGAAGCCAATGAAGCGTTTGCGGCGCAGTTTCTCGCGGTCGGACAGGAACTCGGCTTTGACCAGAAGAAAGTGAACATTCACGGCGGCGCGATTGCGCTCGGCCATCCGATCGGAGCCAGCGGCACACGAATCTTAGTCACGCTGCTGCATGCGATGCAGCGCGAAGAGGCCAAGTTAGGCCTGGCGACGCTTTGCATCGGCGGCGGCCAGGGTGTGGCCACGATACTGGAGCGGCTCTAAAATGCGCCGCTGAGACCGGCGACAAAACGAAAGTAAGTGGGACGTTTTTACACGAAGAGTCGAAGAAGTGAAGCGGGCCGATAAGATCGGCCCGCTTCGCTTCTTCGTGTTATCATTTTTTCATCCAGCTCTTCTTTCGTATCTCTTCTATTTTTCAAGTGTCTAAAATCCGGGCGGCGCGGTTTTCCACAAGGAAAACTGCGCCGCTTTTTTTTATTATCGAGCGCTTCAGGAAAGGGGATTTGGCGCGACGTGACGAAATGAAGAGTAACTAATCGATGCGAAAGACGCCGAAAATGCGCGGAGGTGATGACGTGAGACGTTGGGCCCGGACATTGCGTATGCTCAGTTTGCTTTGCGCCTGGAGCCTGCTGCTTTGCGCTCCGGCATGGGCGGAAGAAATGCCGTCGACGATTCGCGTCGTCATGGACGATAATTATCCGCCGTTTGTCTTTCGCGACGGAACGGGACGCTTGCAGGGCGTTCTGGTCGACCAGTGGATGCTGTGGGAACAAAAGACAGGCGTCAAGGTCGTCTTGACGGCGACCGGCTGGAACAGGGCGCTGCAATGGATGAATGAGGATCGCGCGGACGTGATCGATACGATCTTTCCCAGTCCCGAACGGCAACGCATCTATGATTTTTCGCAGCCCTATGCGCGGATCGACGTGCCAATCTTTTTTCATGAGAGCATCGCGGGTATCAGAGACCTCGAATCGTTGAAAGGGTTTCAGGTGGCGGTGAAGAAAGGCGATCTGGCGGAGGAGAAATTGCGCAGCGGCGGCGTACAGGGTATCGTTGAGTTTGACAGTTATGAGGCGATTGTCGACAGCGCCAAGCAGGGGCGTACGATGGTCTTTGTCATGGATAAGCCGCCGGCGCTTTATTTTCTCTACAAGGCGGGCTTACAGGAGCGTTTTCGCCAGTCACAGCCGCTATACTCCGGTGAGTTCCGGCGTGCGGTGCACAAAGGCGATGCGAAGATGCTGCAACTGGTGGAAAAAGGCTTCGCCGAGATCAGCAAGGACGAATATGAGGATATTGAACGGCGCTGGCATGGCAGCACGGAAAGCAACGTATTGCTGCTCCTTTATCTGCAGCATCGGCTGCTCTTTTTCGCAAGCGTTGGCGGACTGATTTTGGTACTGCTCGCCTGGAACGAGATGCTGCGCCGCCGGGTAAGAAAAAAGACCGGAGAGTTGTTAGAGACGGTCGCTCAGCTGGAGGGCAGTGAAAAGAAATATCGTGAACTGCTGGAGAATCTGACGGTTGCGGTCGCGGTCTTTTCCGCGCAGGGCGAGTTGACGCTTTTTAACCAGACCTATCTCGACTTGCTCGGCATCACGGAAGAAGAGGCGCGTAAAGGGCGCTTTAGAGAGGGCTGGCAGTATCTTCTGCCAAACGGCGAGCCGATGCCGCCGCAGGAAGAACCGCTGCTGCAGGTGCTGAAAAGCGGCAGCGCGCTGGAAGACTGTCTGCTCGGCATCCGGCGCAGGAAACAAAGTGAGCCGATCTGGCTCAGCGCCACGCTTTTTCCGGAACTTGACGCTGAAGGCCAGGTGCGCCAGGTCGTGGTGACGCTGAGTGAAGTGACGCAATTGAAGCTGGCTCAGCAGGCGCTGCTCGCCTCGGAGGAAAAGTTTTCGAAGATCTTTCGCTACAGCATGGACGTCATTGGCTTGGTTCGCGTGGCAGACGGCGCTTTTATGGAAGTGAACGATGCGTTCAGCAGCCAGTTGGGCTATTCGCTCCAAGACGTGATCGGGAAAAATTCACTGGAGTTTTCTTTGTGGGCGCGTCCGAACGAGCGCGAGGAAATCCAAGGTCTCTACCGTGCAGCGGGCAAAGTGTTTAACAAGGAAGTGCTCTGGCGACGCAAAGACGGCGAACTGCGTACCGGCATCCTGTCGGCGGAGGTAGCGGGCATCGGCGGCGAGCAATATATCCTCTTCGTCTGGCACGATATCAGCGAGCGCAAGTTGGCGGAGGATGCATTGCGCCATGTCAATGAGGAGCTGGAACGCAAGGTCGAAGTCAGGACGCAGGACTTGCTGGCGATGAATCAGGAACTGACCGCGGTGAACCAGGAACTCGAGCAGACCGTGGACAGTCTGCGGCGAACGCAGATCCAACTGCTGCAGTCGGAAAAACTGGCTTCGCTCGGCAGTCTGGTCGCCGGGATTGCGCATGAGATCAATACGCCGGTGGGGATCGGCGTGACGGCGTCATCGCATCTGCAAAAAATGACGCGTGATTTTCTCCAGTTGTATGAAGCCGGCGGCATGAAGCGCCAGGATCTGGTTCATTTCCTTGAAGATGCCGAGGAGGCGTCGACCATCGTATATACTAATCTCGAACGGGCGTCGCGTTTGATCCGCAGCTTCAAGCAAGTGTCGGCGGATCAGTCAAGCGAAGAGCGGCGCCGTTTCAAGGTGCGGCAATATATGGATGAAATCCTTTTGAGCATGCTGCCCAAGTTGAAAAAAACGGCACACCGGATTCAACTCAACTGTCCGGATGAGCTGACGATCGACGGGTATCCGGGCGCTTTTTCGCAGGTGATCACCAATCTGGTGATGAACTCGCTGCTGCATGCCTATGGCAGCGGCCAAGCGGGCGTGATCAGTATTGATATTCAGGCGGACGGATCCGATATTCATTTGCGTTATGCCGATGACGGCGTTGGGATGGAAGCGGCGGTGGTTGAGAAGATTTTCGATCCATTTTTCACTACCCGACGCGGAGAAGGCGGAACCGGTCTTGGAATGCATATCATCCAAAACATCGTCACGCAGCAATTCGGCGGCAGCATTCGCTGCAACAGCCAGCCGGGCCAGGGAACGGAATTTATCATCCGTTTCCCGCAGCAAAGGGAGGAGAAGCAGCATGAACAAGGATGACGAGTTATTATTCGCCGATGAGGCGGAAGATGCACAAGCGCAGGTCAACGTAAAAGGCGAACAAGCCTGGAAGGTCCTGATCGTCGATGACGAACAGGAGGTTCACAATGTCACGAAACTGGCGCTGCGGCGTTTCGTCTTTGACGGCAGGCCGGTCGAATTCATCAGCGCTTTTTCTGCTGCGGAAGGCCGGAATTTACTGGAGGAGCACGATGATACGGCGGTCGTGCTCTTGGATGTGGTGATGGAAGACGAAGGGGCCGGGCTGCGTCTGGCCAAATACATTCGCGAAGAACTGGGTAACCGTCTGGTGCGCATCATCCTGCGCACCGGCCAGCCGGGACAGGCGCCCGAATACGAAGTGATAACCGCCTATGACATTAATGATTATAAAGAAAAAACGGAATTGACGACGCAGAAGCTGTATACGACGCTAGTCGCCGCGTTGCGTTCCTATCGCGATCTGCGCATCATCGACATGAACCGCAAAGGGCTGCAAAAAATCGTCGATTCGGCCGGTTCGATCTTTGAGCTGCAGTCGATGCAGAAATTCGCTTCCGGCGTCTTGAGCCAGTTGGTGGCGCTTTTGCGCCTGAACCCGAACGCGCTCTACTGCCATGCTTCGGCTTTCGCCGCGACTTGCCCGGCCAGCGGCGAGACGACGCTGCAAATCCTGGCGGCCACCGGCGAATTCGAAGCGCTAATCGGCGCAAAACACCGCGCCGACGCAAAGGCGTTGCCAGGCTATCCGATCATTTCGCGTGCGATTGAAGAACAGCGCAGCGTGTTTGATAAAGATTGCTTCGTCATCTTCTTTCGCAGCAAGCGCGGTTCGGAAAATCTGATCTATCTGGACGGACTGCGCGAACTGGCGGAATGGGATCGCCATCTGCTGGAAGTCTTTTGCACCAACGTCTCGATCGCCTTTGAAAATATCTATCTGAATGAAGAAGTGGAAGACACGCAAAAGGAAATCCTCTTCACCCTGGGCGAAGTCGCGGAGGCGCGCTCGCAAGAAACCGGCAACCATGTGCGACGGGTCGCCGAAGTGACCAAGCTGCTCGCGCTCAAAGCGGGGCTGCCGGAGGACGAAGCCGAGATGATCCGCATGGCGACGCCGATCCACGATCTTGGGAAACTGGCGATTCCGGATGCGATCCTCAATAAGCCGGGTAAATTGAGCGAGGAAGAGTTCGCCATCATGAAGAAACACGCCGAATACGGTTATGAAATGCTGCGCCATTCGCACCGCCCGATCCTCAAAAACGGTGCGGTTATAGCGCTTCAACATCATGAACGCTATGACGGAAAAGGCTATCCTAACGGATTGAAGGGCGAAGAGATTCACTTCTACGGCCGTTTGGTGGCGCTGGCGGATGTCTTTGACGCACTCTCCACGCAGCGGGTTTATAAAAAGGCTTGGCCGATGGAAGAGGTCGTCGAATATATCCGTGAACAGCGCGGCGCGCAGTTCGACCCGCAAATCGTCGATCTGTTCCTAGAGCATGTCGATGAAATTCTGCGGATTCGTGAACGCTATCCTGAAGACTAAGCCGGAAAGGAGCGCATATTTTGCTCTATTGGATCAAGTTTATCTATACGACGTTCTTTTTCCCGCCGGGTTTGTTCATCGTCCTGTTTTTCGCTTTGGCGCTGCGCGCGCTAAAGACGCGGCGCAGCAAACTTGGCCTGGCGCTTTTGGCGCTGACGCTGCTCTTTTACGGCTGCTCGATTCCGCTCGTCAGCAACTTGCTTGTCCGTTCGCTGGAAAGCCGTTACGCGCCGCCGATCTCGCCGCAGGGAGATATCATCATCGTGCTTGGCGGCGGTGCGACCTTGGATACGCCGAATGTCAGCGGACAGGGACACTTATCCGGCTATGCGGCCAATCGATTGCTGACGGCGCTGCAGCTGGAACGGAAACTGCAGGTGCCGATCGTCGTCTCGGGCGGCAAGGTTCTTGCGACGACCGGCTGCGAGGCTCTGGTCGCGCAGCAGATCCTGCTCGATCTCGGCGTAGCGCCGGAACATATTTTATTGGATGAGAAGAGCCTCAATACGGCGGAAAACGCGCGCAACACCGCGCGCATCATGCAGGAAAAAGGCTATCGCCAACCGATCCTCGTCACTTCGGCGTTTCATATGGCGCGCAGTGTCGAGCAATTCACTAAGAACGGCGTTATAGTGCAGCCGTATCCGTCGGATTATTTGGTAAATGTGCATGGCGGTTTTGAGTGGTACCATCTCTGGCCGTCAGCTGGGGCGCTGGCAGAGTTTAGTTTGGCAGCCAAAGAATATCTCGGACTGTTGGCGGTTAAATGGTATTAAAAAAGCTGTGCAGCGCTGCACGGCTTTTTTTGCAGGAAAGAATGATGCGCGTCAGGCTGGACAAGCGGCGAGTTGCGCGGTAGAATAGATGAGCAAGAAAAAAATTCTAGGAAAAATTCTCAAGAAAGAAGAAGTGAATGCAATGATTGGTGTAAGCAAACTTCTCTGTGATACGAATAATTTTGGCGACAGCCTACGCTATGCGAAAGGCTCGCACGGTCAGCAGCACGGCGCGGTTGCCGGAATGGGGCCGGTCGTGGCCTGGAATGTCACACGGACCTGTAACTTGAAATGCGTGCATTGCTACGCGGATTCAGATGCGCAAAAATATGACGGCGAACTGACGACGGCCGAAGCGCTGCGTTTTATTGACGACTGCGCGGCGTTTAAGGTGCCGGTACTGCTTCTTTCCGGCGGCGAGCCGCTGATCCGGCCGGATATTTTCCAACTGGTCGAATATGCGAACCAACGCGGCATCCGGACGACGTTTTCCACGAATGGAACGCTGATCGATGCGGCGCTGGCGCAAAAGATCAAGAGCCTTAACGTCGGTTATGTCGGCATCAGCCTGGACGGTCTGGGCGAGGCCAATGACAAGTTCCGCGGCAAAAGCGGCGCGTTTGAACAGGCGTTGCGCGGCATTCGCCATTGTCTGGCCGTCGATCAGCGCGTCGGTCTGCGCTTTACGATCAATCGTTATAATTTTCATGATCTGGAAAATGTATTTCAGTTGATTGAAACGGAAAAAATTCCCCGCGTGTGTTTTTATCACCTGGTTTATTCCGGTCGGGCGGCGGAGATGATGCAGCATGACGTCACGCATCAGGAATCGCGTCAGGCGATGGATTTGATCATCGCCAAGGCGAAACAGCTGGGCGACAAATGCGAGATTCTGACCGTCGACAATCATGCGGACATCGTGTATCTGTATATGAAGTACAGGGAAAAGAATCCGGTTTTGGCGGAACGAATCTGGGAACTGATGAACCGCAATGGCGGCAATCGTTCCGGCATCGCATTCGCCAATGTCGATCCGCTCGGCAATGTGCATTCGGATCAGTTTACGCAGAACCATACGTTCGGCAATGTGCGCGAGCGGGCGTTCGGCGAGATTTGGACCGATATGTCGAATCCGATCCTGGCCGGTCTGAAGGACCGCAAGCCGCTGCTCAAAGGCCGCTGCGCAGCCTGCAAATGGCTCGGCGTCTGCAACGGCAACTTCCGTGCGCGGGCCGAAGCGGCGACCGGAGATTTTTGGGAATCGGATCCGGCGTGTTATCTGACCGATGAAGAAATCGGACTGAAATAGAAGAAAACACCCGTTCTGGCAACGGGTGTTGAGACTGTCGATAAAACGAAATTAAGTGGGACGTTTTTTACACGAAGAATCGAAGAAGGGAAGGCCGGAAGAATTTTTAATTTTTTATTCCTTTCTTCCCGTAGGGCCGGTAGTATCAGTCCGCTTCGCTTCTTCGTGTTATTGTCTCTTTTCATCTTTCTCTTCTTTTGTGTTCATTCTATTTTTTCAGTTGTCTACACTCTGAACACCCATTTTTGCAGTGGGTGTTTTTTTCATTGGCGCAAAGAAAGTTTGGAAAACTATGTTAAAATAGAGAGAGAATTGTGCTGACAGAGAAAAGAGAGGCGCGGCAGAGAAAGAGGATTGGTGAAGGCAGTGGCAAACAGGGGAAGAGAAGGGGCGGCGTGCCGCCTGCCGTGGGAAGTGGTTCAGCTGGCCCTGGAACGTGCTGGTGAAGGGGTGGGCTTTCTTACGGAGCGGGGCGAACTGATTGAGACAAATTCGGCGTTTCGTCGTCTGCTGGGGATGACGGCGAAAGATGCGGCGGGCGAGACGCTGGAGCGCTTGTTGGCGACGCCGCTTCAGGAATCGGTTTGGCAGGGCAAGGTTTCCCTGCTGAATCAGCCGGTGACGAATTGGTTGGGGGCCGATTTGTGGCTGGATTTGCATCCGCTGGATGAAATGATGGGCAACGGGTGGTTGGCTCTTTTGCGCCAGGGACGTGAACGACAATTAGCCGAGCAGCTGGCGCTTGCACAGCGGCGTCTCGATTTGATGGAAAAGCAGGCGGCGCAGCAGTGGGTGCCGGATAAGTATCAGACGGAGTCGCGTGAAAAGCAAATGCTGCGTCAGTTGAAAGCGGGCAGCGCGTTTGAAAAATTTATCGGCGTCAGCCAGGTCGTCCTGGATACGCTGACGATGGCCGCGAAAGCGGCGCGCGTGCAATCGACGATTTTAATCAGCGGCGACAGCGGTACGGGGAAAGAAGTACTGGCGGAAGGCATCCACCTTTCCAGTCCGCGCAAGAGCGGGCCGTTCATCAAGGTCAACTGCGCAGCGTTGTCGCTGCAACTTTTGGAAAGCGAACTGTTCGGTCATGAAAAAGGCGCCTTTACCGGCGCGATCCGGCGTAAACAGGGCAAGTTCGAATTGGCGGACGGCGGCACGCTGTTTCTCGACGAAGTCGGCGAGATGGATCCGGCGATGCAGAGCAAGCTGCTGCGTGTCCTGCAGACCAGCAGTTTCGAAAGAGTCGGCGGCGAAGAAACGCTGACTGTCGATGTCAGGATCGTCGCGGCGACGAATCGCAATCTCGCGCAAATGGTGCAGCGCGGCGAATTCCGTGAAGATCTGTATTACCGCTTCAACGTCATTCCGCTCGAATTGCCGCCGCTATGCGAACGGCGTGAAGACATTCCGCTGCTGGTCGATCATTTTCTGCGCTATTTCAATCGTGCGTTCGGTCAGGAAGTGCTTGGCATTCGCCAGGACGCGATGGAAATGTTGCTTTGTTATTCCTGGCCGGGCAATGTGCGCGAATTGCGCAACGTAGTCGAACGTTTGGTGGCGCTCAGTGATGATAAATATATCAGCAAAGAAGATCTGCCGCGCCATATCGCGCTGCCGGAAGAAAAAAAATGTCCGACGGATGCGGGAGTGGGTTTGCTGAAAAACGGCGATATCTTCCCGCTCGAAGAATACGAGAAAGAAATCATCAGAGAAGCGCTGGCTCGTTACGGCAGCTACAGCGCCGCGGGCAAGGCGCTCGGCATCACGCATAAAACGGTGGCGGCCAAGGCGCAAAAATACGGTTTGGAAAAACAATAGCGAAAAGGGAGCGAGCGGCGCATGCCGCTCGCTTCAGACTGTAGACAAAACTCCACTCCCGCTAATGATATGATAAAATCATTAGCGGGAGTGATTTTATGTACGAGAAAAAAGATCGAAGTCAACAAAGCCAAATTGAATTCTTCTGCTTAGAAGATTTAGTACCGAAAGATCATATATTACGAGACATTGAACGAGCCATCGATTTTCGCTTCATCTACGACGAAGTCGACGGTTTATATAGCGACTCCGAACGAGGCAAACCAGGAATTGATCCGGTGAGTCTGTTTAAGATCGTACTGATTCAATACCTGTTCGGCATTCGTAGCATGCGTCAAACCATGAAAGAAATTGAAGTAAATATGGCTTACCGCTGGTTTATCGGATACGGCCTTACCGAAAAAGTCCCGCACTTTTCAACCTTCGGCAAGAATTATACCCGGCGTTTTCAAGGAAGCGATGTGTTTGAGCGGATCTTTATGCGCATCCTGTACGAAGCAGTAAACTGCGGTTTCATTGATGCAAGTTCCGTATTCATTGACGGAACCCATATCAAAGCACGAGCCAACAAAAAGAAAAGCGCAAAAGTGTTTGTGCCGATTCCGGCCAAGCAATATCAAGATGAACTGAATGCGGAAATTCAAGCCGATCGCGAAAACCATGGCAAGAAACGGTTAAAAGATAAAGACGACGATGAAAATCCGCCGCAAGGTAAAACCATCACGCAAAGTACGACGGATCCGGAAAGCGGCTTGTTTCATAAAGGCGAGCATGAAAAATGCTTTGCCTACGTAACCAACACGGCTTGTGACCGGCATAACTTCATATTAGGATACGAAGTCGCAGCGGGCAATGTTAATGACAGTCGATTGTT comes from Azotosporobacter soli and encodes:
- a CDS encoding acetyl-CoA C-acetyltransferase, which gives rise to MGNAVIVSAVRTAVGSFQGSLAGFSAPELGALVIEAALERAGVDKEQVDEVILGNVLQAGLGQNPARQAAIKAGLPVKTSAYTINKVCGSGLKSVNLAAQAVMTGEAEIVIAGGMESMSNAPYVLDSKSRSGYRMGHSQVKDVMIQDGLWCAFHDYHMGITAENVAERYQLSREAQDELALASQSKAAKALADGVFNAEIVPVTIKSRKGDRVFSVDEFVKTDATAEGLAKLRPAFKKDGTVTAGNASGINDGGAAVVVMSEEKAAQLGLKPLARIRAFASGGVEPELMGLGPVPAVQKALDKAGLKVNDLDLIEANEAFAAQFLAVGQELGFDQKKVNIHGGAIALGHPIGASGTRILVTLLHAMQREEAKLGLATLCIGGGQGVATILERL
- a CDS encoding DUF3369 domain-containing protein; protein product: MNKDDELLFADEAEDAQAQVNVKGEQAWKVLIVDDEQEVHNVTKLALRRFVFDGRPVEFISAFSAAEGRNLLEEHDDTAVVLLDVVMEDEGAGLRLAKYIREELGNRLVRIILRTGQPGQAPEYEVITAYDINDYKEKTELTTQKLYTTLVAALRSYRDLRIIDMNRKGLQKIVDSAGSIFELQSMQKFASGVLSQLVALLRLNPNALYCHASAFAATCPASGETTLQILAATGEFEALIGAKHRADAKALPGYPIISRAIEEQRSVFDKDCFVIFFRSKRGSENLIYLDGLRELAEWDRHLLEVFCTNVSIAFENIYLNEEVEDTQKEILFTLGEVAEARSQETGNHVRRVAEVTKLLALKAGLPEDEAEMIRMATPIHDLGKLAIPDAILNKPGKLSEEEFAIMKKHAEYGYEMLRHSHRPILKNGAVIALQHHERYDGKGYPNGLKGEEIHFYGRLVALADVFDALSTQRVYKKAWPMEEVVEYIREQRGAQFDPQIVDLFLEHVDEILRIRERYPED
- the nirJ1 gene encoding putative heme d1 biosynthesis radical SAM protein NirJ1 is translated as MIGVSKLLCDTNNFGDSLRYAKGSHGQQHGAVAGMGPVVAWNVTRTCNLKCVHCYADSDAQKYDGELTTAEALRFIDDCAAFKVPVLLLSGGEPLIRPDIFQLVEYANQRGIRTTFSTNGTLIDAALAQKIKSLNVGYVGISLDGLGEANDKFRGKSGAFEQALRGIRHCLAVDQRVGLRFTINRYNFHDLENVFQLIETEKIPRVCFYHLVYSGRAAEMMQHDVTHQESRQAMDLIIAKAKQLGDKCEILTVDNHADIVYLYMKYREKNPVLAERIWELMNRNGGNRSGIAFANVDPLGNVHSDQFTQNHTFGNVRERAFGEIWTDMSNPILAGLKDRKPLLKGRCAACKWLGVCNGNFRARAEAATGDFWESDPACYLTDEEIGLK
- a CDS encoding PAS domain S-box protein, with the protein product MRRWARTLRMLSLLCAWSLLLCAPAWAEEMPSTIRVVMDDNYPPFVFRDGTGRLQGVLVDQWMLWEQKTGVKVVLTATGWNRALQWMNEDRADVIDTIFPSPERQRIYDFSQPYARIDVPIFFHESIAGIRDLESLKGFQVAVKKGDLAEEKLRSGGVQGIVEFDSYEAIVDSAKQGRTMVFVMDKPPALYFLYKAGLQERFRQSQPLYSGEFRRAVHKGDAKMLQLVEKGFAEISKDEYEDIERRWHGSTESNVLLLLYLQHRLLFFASVGGLILVLLAWNEMLRRRVRKKTGELLETVAQLEGSEKKYRELLENLTVAVAVFSAQGELTLFNQTYLDLLGITEEEARKGRFREGWQYLLPNGEPMPPQEEPLLQVLKSGSALEDCLLGIRRRKQSEPIWLSATLFPELDAEGQVRQVVVTLSEVTQLKLAQQALLASEEKFSKIFRYSMDVIGLVRVADGAFMEVNDAFSSQLGYSLQDVIGKNSLEFSLWARPNEREEIQGLYRAAGKVFNKEVLWRRKDGELRTGILSAEVAGIGGEQYILFVWHDISERKLAEDALRHVNEELERKVEVRTQDLLAMNQELTAVNQELEQTVDSLRRTQIQLLQSEKLASLGSLVAGIAHEINTPVGIGVTASSHLQKMTRDFLQLYEAGGMKRQDLVHFLEDAEEASTIVYTNLERASRLIRSFKQVSADQSSEERRRFKVRQYMDEILLSMLPKLKKTAHRIQLNCPDELTIDGYPGAFSQVITNLVMNSLLHAYGSGQAGVISIDIQADGSDIHLRYADDGVGMEAAVVEKIFDPFFTTRRGEGGTGLGMHIIQNIVTQQFGGSIRCNSQPGQGTEFIIRFPQQREEKQHEQG
- a CDS encoding YdcF family protein, which translates into the protein MLYWIKFIYTTFFFPPGLFIVLFFALALRALKTRRSKLGLALLALTLLFYGCSIPLVSNLLVRSLESRYAPPISPQGDIIIVLGGGATLDTPNVSGQGHLSGYAANRLLTALQLERKLQVPIVVSGGKVLATTGCEALVAQQILLDLGVAPEHILLDEKSLNTAENARNTARIMQEKGYRQPILVTSAFHMARSVEQFTKNGVIVQPYPSDYLVNVHGGFEWYHLWPSAGALAEFSLAAKEYLGLLAVKWY
- a CDS encoding sigma-54 interaction domain-containing protein, whose translation is MKAVANRGREGAACRLPWEVVQLALERAGEGVGFLTERGELIETNSAFRRLLGMTAKDAAGETLERLLATPLQESVWQGKVSLLNQPVTNWLGADLWLDLHPLDEMMGNGWLALLRQGRERQLAEQLALAQRRLDLMEKQAAQQWVPDKYQTESREKQMLRQLKAGSAFEKFIGVSQVVLDTLTMAAKAARVQSTILISGDSGTGKEVLAEGIHLSSPRKSGPFIKVNCAALSLQLLESELFGHEKGAFTGAIRRKQGKFELADGGTLFLDEVGEMDPAMQSKLLRVLQTSSFERVGGEETLTVDVRIVAATNRNLAQMVQRGEFREDLYYRFNVIPLELPPLCERREDIPLLVDHFLRYFNRAFGQEVLGIRQDAMEMLLCYSWPGNVRELRNVVERLVALSDDKYISKEDLPRHIALPEEKKCPTDAGVGLLKNGDIFPLEEYEKEIIREALARYGSYSAAGKALGITHKTVAAKAQKYGLEKQ
- a CDS encoding IS1182 family transposase, coding for MYEKKDRSQQSQIEFFCLEDLVPKDHILRDIERAIDFRFIYDEVDGLYSDSERGKPGIDPVSLFKIVLIQYLFGIRSMRQTMKEIEVNMAYRWFIGYGLTEKVPHFSTFGKNYTRRFQGSDVFERIFMRILYEAVNCGFIDASSVFIDGTHIKARANKKKSAKVFVPIPAKQYQDELNAEIQADRENHGKKRLKDKDDDENPPQGKTITQSTTDPESGLFHKGEHEKCFAYVTNTACDRHNFILGYEVAAGNVNDSRLFDELYERVVSYFPETETVAVDAGYKTPWIMKQIIDSGRIPVVPYKRPMTKEGFFKKYEYVYDEYYECMICPGNQALGYSTTNREGYQEYKSDAKQCKVCPHLEQCTQSKAHQKQVQRHVWESYLELADEYRHMPIYRDIYKLRSQTIERVFADAKEKHAMRYTQLRGLQKVKMQVTLTFACMNLKKLATWKKRRGILPPVFQRFFEKLRFCSENWITEIEKCTLRFA